Proteins from a genomic interval of Mesobacillus sp. S13:
- a CDS encoding TraR/DksA C4-type zinc finger protein: MMLTNDQLTQLKQTLIDEKEMLNSQIENNEEEGYLEGSQREATGELSSYDNHPADSGTELFERSKNLALDEHHDDQIEKVDQALKAIEDGTYGKCAECGKEIPFERLEIVPYTLYCVEHSQEQNLSNDRPAEEDVLEYTHDTNFDRRQNEEMADNRNSFDDVAEFGTSETPSDLTGDHEDYNKLYIDNEKERGFTEDYESFSATDIDGDDRQVFQSDAEEEYEEKLDEAGTESELGDIPYKEGDSYIEDAKTKDKEE; the protein is encoded by the coding sequence ATGATGCTGACAAATGACCAGCTTACCCAATTGAAGCAAACGCTTATAGATGAAAAAGAAATGCTAAATTCGCAAATAGAAAACAATGAAGAGGAAGGTTACCTGGAGGGCAGCCAAAGGGAAGCGACCGGGGAACTTTCTTCATACGATAATCATCCGGCCGACAGCGGCACAGAACTATTTGAGCGCAGCAAAAATCTTGCATTGGACGAGCATCATGATGACCAGATTGAAAAAGTCGATCAAGCCCTGAAGGCTATTGAAGATGGGACGTATGGTAAATGTGCAGAATGCGGCAAAGAGATCCCTTTTGAGCGACTTGAAATTGTTCCATATACTTTGTATTGTGTCGAGCACTCACAAGAACAAAACCTATCAAATGATCGACCGGCGGAAGAGGATGTGCTTGAATATACTCATGACACCAACTTTGACCGCCGCCAAAACGAGGAAATGGCTGACAATAGGAACAGCTTTGATGACGTTGCCGAATTCGGTACATCGGAAACTCCATCTGACCTTACCGGTGATCATGAAGATTATAATAAGCTCTATATTGATAATGAAAAAGAAAGAGGCTTCACGGAAGACTATGAGTCCTTTAGTGCAACTGATATTGATGGCGATGATCGCCAAGTGTTCCAGAGTGATGCCGAAGAGGAATACGAAGAAAAACTAGACGAAGCCGGCACCGAATCCGAACTTGGAGATATCCCTTATAAAGAGGGAGATAGTTATATAGAAGATGCTAAAACGAAAGATAAAGAAGAATAA
- a CDS encoding cupin domain-containing protein, which yields MRNLYNVPSYSYPYDNSRTYSPNFMARSSQNSHQQVLEALLAGIKGEASAVDFYNRLAQSAPNQRHKKAIQQALEDKQVHLKQFTDLFITLTGQSPQYQIEQVEFDSYQEGLKKAYETEVEDYHEFRNSYLLTQYLPVGNVFFRAFADEIEHATRFGCLRQEGPVRLKDYGKQPFTIDIEEASLQNETFRTAIWTGNKLQVTVMSIDVGDDIGLEIHETGDQFIRVEEGEALVQMGDSKDNLDFESRVSDDFAIMIPEGKWHNITNIGDTKLKVYVIYAPPEHPFGTVHQTKADAMEAE from the coding sequence ATGAGAAATTTGTATAACGTTCCATCCTATTCCTATCCATATGACAACTCAAGAACATATAGCCCAAACTTTATGGCAAGGTCCAGTCAGAATAGCCATCAGCAAGTACTTGAAGCACTGCTTGCTGGTATAAAAGGAGAAGCTTCCGCAGTTGATTTTTACAATCGCCTGGCACAATCTGCACCAAATCAAAGACATAAGAAAGCGATCCAGCAGGCTTTGGAGGATAAGCAAGTCCACTTAAAACAATTTACCGACCTGTTCATTACACTTACTGGTCAATCGCCGCAGTACCAAATCGAACAAGTGGAATTCGATTCTTATCAGGAAGGCCTGAAAAAGGCATATGAAACAGAAGTGGAAGATTATCATGAATTTCGCAACAGTTATTTGCTGACTCAGTATCTTCCGGTAGGGAATGTCTTCTTTAGGGCTTTTGCAGATGAAATCGAGCATGCGACAAGATTTGGCTGTTTAAGGCAAGAAGGTCCCGTTCGATTAAAGGATTATGGAAAGCAGCCATTTACGATTGATATTGAAGAAGCGTCCTTGCAAAATGAAACATTCCGTACAGCCATCTGGACAGGGAACAAACTTCAGGTGACAGTGATGAGCATCGATGTTGGTGATGACATCGGTCTTGAGATCCATGAAACCGGGGATCAGTTCATTCGTGTGGAAGAAGGAGAAGCACTTGTACAAATGGGCGACAGCAAAGATAACCTCGATTTTGAGTCCAGAGTATCAGATGACTTTGCCATTATGATTCCGGAGGGGAAATGGCATAATATCACGAATATCGGTGATACAAAGCTAAAAGTATATGTTATTTATGCTCCACCTGAGCATCCATTCGGAACTGTCCACCAAACAAAGGCGGATGCGATGGAAGCGGAGTAA